In one window of Streptomyces sp. NBC_00193 DNA:
- a CDS encoding phage tail protein, producing MTGRILTTYTFALELGGIEVASFQDCGSIAYGTDVIEMKQISPTGELMLTKQPGARLSGEVTISRGMDSNAAFTTWVKETAANHNVDAARKNVTITVMDSQKNPVRRINLTNAWASSWSSPSLEAGGSGPAIESVTITYEDVTVE from the coding sequence ATGACCGGACGGATTCTCACGACATACACGTTCGCACTGGAGCTGGGAGGGATCGAGGTCGCAAGCTTCCAGGACTGCGGCTCAATCGCGTACGGAACGGACGTCATCGAGATGAAGCAGATCAGCCCAACCGGGGAACTCATGCTCACCAAGCAGCCCGGTGCCAGGCTCAGCGGCGAGGTCACAATCAGCCGCGGCATGGACAGCAACGCAGCGTTCACCACCTGGGTGAAAGAAACCGCCGCGAACCACAATGTCGACGCTGCTCGGAAGAACGTCACCATCACAGTGATGGACTCGCAGAAGAACCCGGTCCGCCGCATCAACCTCACCAACGCATGGGCCAGCAGCTGGTCCAGCCCCTCCCTCGAAGCCGGAGGCTCCGGGCCGGCCATCGAAAGCGTCACCATCACCTACGAAGACGTCACCGTCGAATAA